In a genomic window of Rhododendron vialii isolate Sample 1 chromosome 12a, ASM3025357v1:
- the LOC131309427 gene encoding uncharacterized protein LOC131309427, producing MEDCGIEFLSIFLVTSIYKFSPLRCEDLQLGTKSEFIVMDSTVMFICKYGLQIFLMRLSGGGKLKDVLSSICSRWKNLSIGSNCDRINTKVDENEHSSRLIVGSTIDEVDDVDEVVDDEVEYVDGMDPAEKYCKHTETRYLTEAWANLIKGVGQEFPKGCEWKVHAILNRTNGVFHIKKCHNEHNCGSTYRTNKHKRVLSRLVANEIAGIVEKKSKTSPIDMQDWFTDKYGLDLCYHNAWLGVEKARGELYGDYEGSFDRLRWYVEAARATNPRSVLRLESDPVTKEFSRLFVSFDACIKGFNYCRPFLCLDATHLKGRFKGTLLAATEKDANQCLFPIAYAICDAENDANWTWFIGLLRSTLSTCPITFITDRNAGLVNNIPIMFPGCHHAYCLYHLQFNLKDHFPGRFRKGFRNKLVELFNKCAYASSVSVYKAAEEDFYQFGGDKARTFIASVPKEHWSNAYFKGQRYDEMSSSAVESFNNWILKAREMAVFYLVDELRRKIMKQMAARRVKSMKWNSVICPNMDKKHTATVIIKACGGEGTLVDHMDPLYLVDAYRRAYEEPIYPVVESDIPDFTKEGDQVINPPRNRQPAGRPKVKRVRSKGEESYTRPNKCGRYTIYNHDLDSRTADLYTFRFTHSVTKAFRTSDVVKLDSITASKQLHNKQQNSSNLASEYRETAADEIAAI from the exons ATGGAGGACTGCGGGATCGAGTTTCTATCAATTTTTCTTGTCACAAGTATTTACAAGTTCTCTCCGTTAAGGTGCGAGGATCTTCAATTAGGGACGAAATCAGAATTCA TTGTTATGGATTCAACAGTCATGTTtatttgtaagtatgggttgcAGATTTTTCTGATGAGGTTATCGGGTGGTGGTAAGTTGAAGGATGTCTTAAGCAGCATTTGTAGTAGGTGGAAGAATCTGTCGATTGGGAG TAATTGTGATCGCATAAATACAAAAGTTGATGAGAATGAACATAGTAGCCGGTTAATTGTTGGTAGTACTATTGATGAAGTGGATGATGTTGATGAAGTTGTTGATGATGAGGTAGAATATGTGGATGGAATGGACCCCGCGGAAAAGTACTGTAAACATACGGAGACTAGGTATTTGACTGAAGCTTGGGCTAATTTGATAAAGGGTGTTGGACAAGAGTTTCCTAAAG GGTGTGAATGGAAGGTGCATGCTATTTTAAATAGAACCAATGGAGTATTTCATATTAAAAAGTGTCATAATGAGCATAATTGTGGGTCAACATACCGAACCAATAAGCATAAGCGCGTGTTATCCCGTCTGGTTGCAAATGAGATAGCTGGGATTGTTGAGAAAAAATCCAAGACTTCTCCAATCGACATGCAGGATTGGTTTACGgacaagtatggtcttgatttGTGCTATCATAATGCTTGGTTAGGTGTGGAGAAGGCAAGGGGGGAATTGTATGGAGATTATGAAGGTTCATTCGATAGGCTTCGGTGGTACGTTGAAGCTGCAAGGGCTACAAATCCGAGGAGCGTATTGAGGCTAGAATCTGATCCTGTAACCAAAGAGTTTTCACGGCTATTTGTGTCGTTTGATGCTTGTATCAAGGGGTTCAATTACTGTCGGCCTTTTCTGTGTCTTGATGCCACCCATTTGAAAGGTAGATTCAAAGGAACACTCCTTGCCGCAACAGAAAAAGATGCAAATCAAT GTTTATTCCCTATAGcttatgcaatttgtgacgctGAAAATGATGCTAATTGGACTTGGTTTATTGGCCTTTTGAGGAGTACATTGTCCACTTGTCCTATTACCTTTATTACTGATCGTAACGCAGGTCTTGTCAACAACATTCCTATTATGTTCCCCGGTTGTCATCATGCATACTGTCTTTATCACCTACAGTTTAACTTGAAGGATCACTTTCCTGGTCGGTTTAGGAAAGGTTTTCGGAACAAGCTCGTAGAATTGTTCAACAAATGTGCATATGCTTCATCGGTGTCGGTTTACAAAGCTGCGGAGGAAGATTTTTACCAATTTGGTGGGGATAAAGCTAGGACCTTTATTGCAAGTGTCCCTAAAGAGCATTGGAGCAACGCGTATTTTAAAGGTCAACGGTACGACGAGATGAGCTCTAGTGCTGTGGAGTCGTTTAACAATTGGATTCTTAAAGCTCGAGAAATGGCTGTTTTTTATTTAGTTGATGAACTTCGTCGCAAAATTATGAAGCAAATGGCAGCTAGGAGAGTAAAGTCGATGAAATGGAATTCAGTTATTTGTCCGAATATGGATAAGAA GCATACTGCAACGGTTATTATAAAAGCTTGCGGAGGGGAAGGAACTTTGGTGGACCACATGGATCCGTTATACCTTGTCGATGCGTATCGGCGTGCATATGAAGAACCCATATATCCAGTTGTAGAGAGTGACATTCCTGATTTTACAAAGGAAGGTGACCAAGTTATAAACCCTCCACGGAACAGGCAGCCAGCAGGTAGACCCAAAGTTAAACGCGTTCGTTCAAAGGGTGAAGAGTCATATACTAGGCCAAATAAATGTGGGAG GTACACTATATATAAC CATGACTTGGATAGCAGAACAGCAGACCTTTACACATTCCGCTTTACACATTCTGTTACAAAAGCCTTTAGAACGTCAGATGTGGTTAAATTGGACAGCATAACAGCATCAAAACAGCTTCATAACAAGCAGCAAAATAGCAGCAACCTAGCTTCAGAATACAGAGAAACTGCAGCAGATGAGATTGCAGCCATATAA
- the LOC131310593 gene encoding uncharacterized protein LOC131310593 isoform X2, whose protein sequence is MRTPTPSTNGKPTVPPWRATLRPRMPKSLLEMDGDGIDQKTKAEHLKIHESIQATKEKLRSEGYFDKPPAFNGWEVWKEDLKARSALKQKQEHLDGTKQKLQKRHGEEGKVQKKKKKKKKNKNKKEVDLRLPRCYLTREETVEYNRKVKESGGFDVGDLPSGVLDYCIKPLTIDETRSRKSMLKFQDMAKTAIRVYNEEHDTKYQFVKVIRVNWRMSIWSFYYITFEAKDDMTSSPPQNFQAYVRMSSEGEKTIKFCRVEQKSELREGCGETSQQWE, encoded by the exons ATGAGGACGCCGACCCCCTCGACAAACGGCAAGCCCACCGTTCCGCCGTGGAGAGCCACCCTAAGACCACGAATGCCCAAG AGTTTGCTGGAGATGGACGGTGATGGTATCGACCAAAAGACGAAGGCAGAACATTTGAAAATCCACGAGTCGATTCAGGCCACCAAAGAAAAGTTGAGATCGGAAGGTTATTTTGATAAACCGCCGGCATTTAACGGTTGGGAAGTCTGGAAGGAAGATTTGAAAGCCCGTTCTGCACTCAAACAAAAGCAGGAGCATTTAGATGGAACAAAACAGAAACTGCAGAAGCGGCatggagaagaaggaaaagtacagaagaagaagaagaagaagaagaagaacaagaacaagaaggaGGTGGACCTAAGGTTGCCGCGCTGTTACTTAACTAGAGAGGAGACAGTGGAATACAACAGGAAGGTCAAGGAGTCCGGG GGATTTGATGTTGGGGACCTTCCCAGTGGTGTTCTAGACTATTGTATAAAGCCTCTTACGATTGATGAAACTCGTTCTCGTAAATCGATGCTCAAGTTTCAGGATATGGCAAAGACAGCTATTAGAGTTTACAACGAAGAACAT GACACAAAGTATCAGTTTGTCAAGGTCATCAGAGTAAATTGGAGGATGTCTATTTGGTCATTCTATTATATAACCTTTGAGGCCAAGGATGACATGACTAGTTCTCCTCCCCAGAACTTCCAAGCGTACGTGCGTATGTCTTCTGAGGGTGAGAAAACTATCAAGTTTTGCAGGGTTGAACAGAAATCCGAACTGCGTGAAG GTTGTGGGGAGACATCACAGCAGTGGGAGTAA
- the LOC131310593 gene encoding uncharacterized protein LOC131310593 isoform X3 translates to MRTPTPSTNGKPTVPPWRATLRPRMPKSLLEMDGDGIDQKTKAEHLKIHESIQATKEKLRSEGYFDKPPAFNGWEVWKEDLKARSALKQKQEHLDGTKQKLQKRHGEEGKVQKKKKKKKKNKNKKEVDLRLPRCYLTREETVEYNRKVKESGGFDVGDLPSGVLDYCIKPLTIDETRSRKSMLKFQDMAKTAIRVYNEEHDTKYQFVKVIRVNWRMSIWSFYYITFEAKDDMTSSPPQNFQAYVRMSSEGEKTIKFCRVEQKSELREDYGAFRNGKE, encoded by the exons ATGAGGACGCCGACCCCCTCGACAAACGGCAAGCCCACCGTTCCGCCGTGGAGAGCCACCCTAAGACCACGAATGCCCAAG AGTTTGCTGGAGATGGACGGTGATGGTATCGACCAAAAGACGAAGGCAGAACATTTGAAAATCCACGAGTCGATTCAGGCCACCAAAGAAAAGTTGAGATCGGAAGGTTATTTTGATAAACCGCCGGCATTTAACGGTTGGGAAGTCTGGAAGGAAGATTTGAAAGCCCGTTCTGCACTCAAACAAAAGCAGGAGCATTTAGATGGAACAAAACAGAAACTGCAGAAGCGGCatggagaagaaggaaaagtacagaagaagaagaagaagaagaagaagaacaagaacaagaaggaGGTGGACCTAAGGTTGCCGCGCTGTTACTTAACTAGAGAGGAGACAGTGGAATACAACAGGAAGGTCAAGGAGTCCGGG GGATTTGATGTTGGGGACCTTCCCAGTGGTGTTCTAGACTATTGTATAAAGCCTCTTACGATTGATGAAACTCGTTCTCGTAAATCGATGCTCAAGTTTCAGGATATGGCAAAGACAGCTATTAGAGTTTACAACGAAGAACAT GACACAAAGTATCAGTTTGTCAAGGTCATCAGAGTAAATTGGAGGATGTCTATTTGGTCATTCTATTATATAACCTTTGAGGCCAAGGATGACATGACTAGTTCTCCTCCCCAGAACTTCCAAGCGTACGTGCGTATGTCTTCTGAGGGTGAGAAAACTATCAAGTTTTGCAGGGTTGAACAGAAATCCGAACTGCGTGAAG ACTATGGAGCTTTTAGAAATGGAAAGGAGTAG
- the LOC131310593 gene encoding uncharacterized protein LOC131310593 isoform X1 — translation MRTPTPSTNGKPTVPPWRATLRPRMPKSLLEMDGDGIDQKTKAEHLKIHESIQATKEKLRSEGYFDKPPAFNGWEVWKEDLKARSALKQKQEHLDGTKQKLQKRHGEEGKVQKKKKKKKKNKNKKEVDLRLPRCYLTREETVEYNRKVKESGGFDVGDLPSGVLDYCIKPLTIDETRSRKSMLKFQDMAKTAIRVYNEEHDTKYQFVKVIRVNWRMSIWSFYYITFEAKDDMTSSPPQNFQAYVRMSSEGEKTIKFCRVEQKSELREGILFSVIHLCC, via the exons ATGAGGACGCCGACCCCCTCGACAAACGGCAAGCCCACCGTTCCGCCGTGGAGAGCCACCCTAAGACCACGAATGCCCAAG AGTTTGCTGGAGATGGACGGTGATGGTATCGACCAAAAGACGAAGGCAGAACATTTGAAAATCCACGAGTCGATTCAGGCCACCAAAGAAAAGTTGAGATCGGAAGGTTATTTTGATAAACCGCCGGCATTTAACGGTTGGGAAGTCTGGAAGGAAGATTTGAAAGCCCGTTCTGCACTCAAACAAAAGCAGGAGCATTTAGATGGAACAAAACAGAAACTGCAGAAGCGGCatggagaagaaggaaaagtacagaagaagaagaagaagaagaagaagaacaagaacaagaaggaGGTGGACCTAAGGTTGCCGCGCTGTTACTTAACTAGAGAGGAGACAGTGGAATACAACAGGAAGGTCAAGGAGTCCGGG GGATTTGATGTTGGGGACCTTCCCAGTGGTGTTCTAGACTATTGTATAAAGCCTCTTACGATTGATGAAACTCGTTCTCGTAAATCGATGCTCAAGTTTCAGGATATGGCAAAGACAGCTATTAGAGTTTACAACGAAGAACAT GACACAAAGTATCAGTTTGTCAAGGTCATCAGAGTAAATTGGAGGATGTCTATTTGGTCATTCTATTATATAACCTTTGAGGCCAAGGATGACATGACTAGTTCTCCTCCCCAGAACTTCCAAGCGTACGTGCGTATGTCTTCTGAGGGTGAGAAAACTATCAAGTTTTGCAGGGTTGAACAGAAATCCGAACTGCGTGAAGGTATTCTGTTTTCTGTTATTCATTTGTGTTGTTAA